The following coding sequences lie in one Sorghum bicolor cultivar BTx623 chromosome 6, Sorghum_bicolor_NCBIv3, whole genome shotgun sequence genomic window:
- the LOC8056603 gene encoding Niemann-Pick C1 protein, protein MAPGGRRRGIATFAAAAIALMQISSLLFPISAQQFSGSRVVPAEGYCSMYGICAQRSDGKVLNCANATKAVKPDTLFSSRIQSLCPTITGDVCCTVDQFDTLHQQVQQAVPFLVGCPACLRNFLNLFCEMSCSPNQSLFINVTSVKQINSTMTVDGLDYYVTTNYGEELYDSCKDVKFGTLNTRAMDFIGAGAKTYKDWLAFIGRQANSNEPGSPYLITFRSDFSDSSGVKPLNSTIYSCGDPSLGCSCGDCPSSSECTGSLLPQLNTETSCSVKMGSLKAKCLDFSLVVIYLALLCAFLLWGLLHRTRGRTAFGQTRPLRNSDNKSDSNKNGKSPHNSVQVPEAASSTVKPSNPSIVQAYMSIFFRKHGIFVARHPLLVLCVSLLVPVLLCIGLFRFKVETRPEKLWVSPGSQAADEKNYFDSHLAPFYRIEQLVLATSASGGSEAPSIVNDNNMKLLFDVQKKVDDLRVNYSGSTVALADICLKPLSTDCATQSVLQYFQLDPKKFDDSGIDHAKFCFQHYTSEETCLSTFQSPIDPSTILGGFLGSNFTEASAFVITYPVNNKVETTGKENGKAVAWERAFINLVKEEIRPMVLAQNLTLSFSSESSIQDELNRESTADAITIVISYIVMFAYISFTLGDRPSRWLLLFVSSKVLLGLSGVVLVMLSVLGSMGFFSAIGVKSTLIIMEVIPFLVLAVGVDNMCILVHAVKRQPDQSNLEERISNALVEVGPSITLASFAEVLAFAVSAINPTPATRVFSMFAALAVFMDFLLQVTAFVALIVFDFRRAQDGRIDCVPCARIMPSTGAGDGGDEQRLHLLARYMRDIHGPILSYRAVKFVVVTVFLGLTFASIALSTRLQPGLEQQIVLPRNSYLQDYFDDLAKYMKVGPPLYFVVKDFNYSSASVHTNQICSINQCNSNSLLNEISRQSLSPETSYIAKPAASWLDDFLVWMSPEAFGCCRKFVNGNYCPPDDQPPCCQHNQVSGSCVTSSTCSNCTTCFLHSDLDNGRPSTTQFRDKLPWFLDALPSSDCSKGGKGAYSTSLDLSGYESGIIQASAFRTYHTPLNKQSDYVNSMRAARDFSSKMSKDLQMNIFPYSVFYIFFEQYLSVWKTAIMNICVCLGTIFVVCFIVTGSLWASAIILIVLAMIVLDLMGVMAILGIQLNAIAVVNLVMSIGIAVEFCVHITHAFMIGAGDRETRARQALSTMGASVFSGITLTKLVGVIVLRFAKSEVFVVYYFQMYLALVIIGFLHGLIFLPVVLSLCGPPPKSAKPIEQSQPPSASTERT, encoded by the exons ATGGCCCCCGGCGGGCGCCGGCGCGGGATTGCCACCTTCGCCGCTGCGGCGATCGCTCTGATGCAG ATCAGTTCTCTACTGTTCCCGATCAGCGCACAGCAATTCAGTGGCTCAAG AGTTGTACCAGCAGAAGGTTACTGTTCCATGTATGGCATCTGTGCGCAACGAAGTGATGGGAAGGTCTTAAACTGTGCGAATGCAACCAAAGCTGTTAAG CCAGACACTTTGTTTTCTTCAAGGATCCAAAGTTTGTGCCCAACAATCACTGGCGATGTCTGTTGTACTGTAGATCAGTTTGACACATTACACCAACAAGTCCAACAG GCTGTTCCATTTCTTGTTGGATGCCCAGCATGCTTGAGGAATTTCTTGAATCTCTTCTGTGAGATGTCTTGTTCTCCAAACCAAAGCCTCTTCATTAATGTGACTTCAGTAAAGCAG ATTAATAGCACTATGACTGTCGATGGCTTAGATTACTATGTAACTACTAACTATGGTGAAGAGCTATATGACTCATGCAAGGATGTTAAGTTTGGCACTCTGAACACCCGTGCAATGGATTTTATTGGTGCTGGTGCTAAAACTTACAAAG ATTGGCTGGCATTTATTGGGCGACAAGCAAACTCTAATGAGCCAGGGTCACCTTATTTGATAACATTTCGATCGGATTTTAGTGATTCTTCTGGTGTGAAGCCTCTAAATTCTACAATTTATTCTTGTGGCGACCCTTCTCTGGGTTGTTCATGTGGTGATTGCCCTTCTTCTTCTGAATGCACGGGATCCTTGCTACCTCAGCTGAATACAGAAACCTCCTGTTCAGTTAAAATGGGATCTTTAAAG GCCAAATGCTTGGACTTCTCACTAGTGGTTATTTACCTTGCGTTACTATGCGCTTTTCTGCTATGGGGTTTGTTACACAGAACACGAGGAAGAACTGCTTTCGGGCAAACAAGACCGTTGAGGAATTCAGATAATAAGTCAGACTCGAACAAAAATGGCAAGAGCCCTCATAACTCGGTTCAG GTGCCCGAAGCTGCATCCTCTACTGTCAAACCATCCAATCCTTCTATTGTTCAAGCTTACATGTCAATTTTCTTTAG GAAGCATGGAATTTTTGTTGCTAGACACCCTCTCCTTGTGTTATGTGTGTCATTGCTTGTCCCTGTCCTCTTATGCATTGGTCTCTTTCGCTTCAAGGTGGAAACCCGACCAGAAAAG CTTTGGGTTAGCCCTGGAAGTCAAGCTGCTGATGAGAAGAATTATTTTGACAGCCATCTCGCACCATTTTATAGGATCGAGCAG CTTGTGTTGGCCACTTCTGCATCTGGTGGGTCCGAAGCTCCTTCAATAGTAAATGACAACAATATGAAATTACTTTTTGACGTTCAGAAAAAG GTTGATGATCTACGTGTAAATTATTCTGGGTCTACAGTAGCCCTTGCTGACATTTGCTTAAAGCCACTCAGTACAGACTGTGCTACTCAAAGTGTCTTGCAG TATTTCCAGCTGGATCCTAAAAAGTTTGATGATTCTGGAATAGACCATGCTAAGTTCTGTTTTCAG CATTACACTTCTGAAGAGACATGTTTGAGCACTTTTCAGTCACCCATTGATCCAAGTACAATTTTAGGTGGTTTTCTAGGAAGCAATTTTACCGAG GCTTCGGCATTTGTAATAACTTATCCTGTGAACAACAAGGTTGAAACAACAGGAAAAGAGAACGGGAAGGCCGTGGCTTGGGAAAGAGCATTTATTAATCTTGTTAAG GAGGAAATACGTCCGATGGTATTAGCGCAGAACCTGACATTGTCCTTTTCGTCCGAGAGCTCTATCCAAGATGAATTAAACAGAGAAAGTACAGCTGATGCAATTACAATAGTG ATTAGCTATATTGTGATGTTTGCATATATATCATTCACACTTGGAGACCGTCCTTCTCGTTGGCTGTTACTATTTGTTTCATCGAAG GTACTGCTTGGTTTGTCTGGTGTTGTTCTGGTGATGCTTTCAGTTTTAGGATCAATGGGATTCTTTAGTGCTATTGGAGTGAAGTCCACCCTTATTATTATGGAAGTGATTCCTTTTCTTGTGCTGGCT GTCGGTGTCGATAACATGTGTATCCTTGTGCATGCTGTCaaacgccaaccagatcaatcAAACTTGGAAGAACGGATAAGTAATGCACTGGTGGAAGTTGGACCATCTATTACTTTAGCCAGTTTTGCTGAAGTACTAGCTTTTGCTGTGAGTGCAATCAATCCAACGCCTGCAACCAGAGTGTTTTCCATGTTTGCTG CACTGGCGGTCTTTATGGATTTCCTTCTCCAAGTGACAGCCTTTGTAGCCCTTATTGTATTTGACTTTAGGAGGGCACAGGATGGCAGAATTGATTGTGTCCCTTGTGCGAGAATCATGCCAAGTACAGGTGCTGGTGATG GTGGCGATGAGCAGAGGCTCCACTTGCTTGCTAGATATATGAGG GACATTCATGGACCAATTCTCAGCTACCGGGCGGTGAAGTTCGTTGTAGTCACTGTATTTTTAGGATTGACATTTGCAAGCATA GCATTGTCTACTAGACTGCAACCAGGACTGGAGCAGCAAATTGTTCTGCCACGAAATTCCTATTTACAG GATTATTTTGACGACCTTGCAAAGTACATGAAAGTCGGTCCACCATTATACTTTGTTGTGAAGGACTTCAATTACAG CTCTGCATCGGTGCATACGAATCAAATATGTTCAATCAACCAGTGTAATTCGAATTCTCTTTTAAATGAG ATATCAAGACAATCATTATCCCCTGAGACCAGTTACATTGCTAAACCTGCTGCTTCATGGCTTGATGACTTCCTAGTTTGGATGTCCCCTGAAGCATTTGGATGCTGTAGGAAATTTGTGAATGGAAATTACTGCCCTCCAGATGATCAG CCTCCATGCTGCCAACACAATCAGGTTTCAGGCTCTTGCGTCACAAGCAGCACCTGCAGTAACTGTACCACG TGCTTCCTACACTCAGACTTGGATAATGGGCGTCCATCCACAACCCAATTCAGAGATAAACTTCCATGGTTTCTTGATGCACTTCCATCGAGTGATTGTTCTAAAGGGGGGAAAGGAGCTTATTCAACAAGTTTAGACCTCAGTG GTTATGAAAGTGGCATTATACAAGCGTCGGCATTCCGAACATACCATACTCCCCTTAACAAGCAG AGTGACTATGTTAACTCAATGAGAGCTGCCCGGGACTTCAGTTCTAAAATGTCCAAAGATTTACAG ATGAATATTTTCCCATATTCGGTGTTCTATATATTCTTTGAGCAATACCTAAGCGTGTGGAAGACAGCTATCATGAACATATGTGTTTGCCTTG gTACCATATTTGTTGTTTGCTTCATAGTTACCGGCAG TTTATGGGCTTCAGCAATCATTTTAATTGTGCTAGCGATGATAGTCTTGGATCTGATG GGGGTGATGGCCATCCTTGGTATTCAGCTTAATGCAATTGCTGTTGTAAACCTTGTTATGTCGATAGGAATCGCTGTCGAGTTCTGTGTTCATATCACACATGCCTTTATG ATTGGCGCTGGGGACAGAGaaactcgtgcaaggcaggcTCTATCCACGATGGGTGCGTCTGTATTCAG TGGAATCACCTTGACCAAACTTGTGGGAGTTATTGTCCTCCGTTTTGCGAAATCTGAAGTTTTTGTG GTCTATTACTTCCAAATGTATTTGGCTCTTGTCATCATTGGATTCCTGCATGGGCTTATCTTCCTACCG GTCGTTTTGAGTTTATGCGGCCCTCCTCCAAAATCGGCGAAGCCAATAGAACAAAGCCAACCACCTTCAGCTTCAACCGAGCGGACTTGA
- the LOC8057581 gene encoding F-box/FBD/LRR-repeat protein At5g22660: MPRQLGQKVFTRSGSGAEQMTAAMQATQMQGQEREQEDRISELPDHILMNILDRFEEEPRNAVRTCVLSKRWRHIPGLLSIIVLDVAYYEANSDYTDDEVAQANVSLVEATKSILAHKSQHTINYLSIKFYLRDESIDIIRSVDNAMANREVIKADFTIIPEEPETSCISGRRFMTFLDGYTRAFGGLTGLCLCCLRFSKFDMPNVLCACKKLEHLILNRCDAGIGSVLQIEHPQLSHLSIIYCACDRIELNQLPRLTHLTCQSWRPSHDTYPLTFGYVPKLSVLILSSMSSVYHRNIRLSEFLRNVTIVNLDLNFQSRKIWIQPEATRPLAPLLRNLQMLRLRFIHEKCDLSWTMFILEAAPLLKEINIQVWDHVCNANEEDMSREELQMQQEFFKIESDHLSWEAHDFKHYNLSKLTIEGFQVEEKLKSYIRQVLKTAVNLELVALRKRRLCGKCRIRPSSMAYPQNEEQKDLIWTQISDQISSNARIRFFP; this comes from the exons ATGCCGAGACAACTCGGCCAAAAGGTTTTCACCCGCTCGGGGTCGGGGGCGGAGCAGATGACCGCCGCCATGCAGGCCACACAGATGCAGGGCCAG GAACGTGAGCAGGAAGATAGAATTAGCGAACTTCCAGACCACATTCTCATGAATATTTTAGATAGGTTTGAAGAAGAACCACGCAATGCTGTGAGGACCTGTGTACTTTCAAAGCGGTGGAGGCATATTCCGGGATTGCTTTCAATTATTGTTTTAGACGTGGCGTACTATGAGGCCAATTCTGATTATACAGATGATGAGGTGGCACAGGCCAATGTCTCGTTGGTTGAAGCTACAAAGAGTATCTTGGCACATAAGAGTCAGCATACCATCAACTATTTGAGCATAAAGTTCTATTTGAGGGATGAATCAATTGACATTATTCGTTCTGTGGATAATGCCATGGCAAACCGGGAGGTTATTAAAGCAGATTTCACAATCATACCAGAGGAACCAGAGACATCGTGCATATCTGGAAGACGTTTCATGACATTCTTGGATGGTTATACCCGGGCATTTGGTGGTCTCACAGGCTTGTGCCTTTGTTGTCTTAGATTCAGCAAATTTGACATGCCCAATGTCCTTTGTGCATGTAAGAAGCTAGAACACCTTATCCTAAATAGGTGTGATGCCGGGATTGGATCTGTCCTACAAATAGAGCACCCGCAACTTTCTCATCTGAGTATTATCTATTGTGCATGTGATAGGATTGAGCTCAATCAGCTTCCAAGGCTTACTCATTTGACATGTCAATCTTGGCGCCCTTCACATGATACATATCCATTGACCTTCGGCTATGTTCCAAAGCTTTCGGTGCTAATCCTTAGTTCTATGAGTTCTGTTTACCACAGAAATATTAGGCTAAGTGAATTCCTTCGTAATGTGACCATAGTAAATCTAGATTTGAATTTTCAAAGTCGAAAG ATTTGGATTCAACCTGAAGCAACAAGGCCATTAGCTCCTCTTTTGCGTAATCTTCAAATGCTTAGATTACGTTTCATTCATGAAAAGTGTGACCTCtcttggacaatgtttatcttAGAAGCTGCGCCCCTCTTGAAGGAAATTAACATACAG GTGTGGGACCATGTGTGTAATGCAAACGAAGAGGATATGTCCAGGGAGGAATTGCAGATGCAGCAAGAATTTTTTAAAATAGAAAGTGATCACTTGAGTTGGGAAGCACATGATTTCAAGCATTATAATTTGAGCAAGCTTACGATAGAAGGTTTCCAAGTAGAAGAGAAACTCAAGAGTTATATAAGACAAGTTCTGAAGACAGCAGTGAATTTAGAACTTGTAGCACTTCGTAAAAGGCGCCTCTGTGGAAAGTGCCGTATTCGTCCTTCATCAATGGCATATCCACAAAATGAAGAGCAGAAGGACCTGATATGGACACAAATTTCGGACCAGATATCCTCGAATGCTAGAATTAGATTTTTCCCTTGA